ATGTTGGGGCTGGTTTGAATTGGATTGTGGGCTCATGCGGTCAGAGGAGTGCCCTGAGCCCCCAAGCTGGGAGGCATCGTGCAGTTTCCTCATGTGCTTTTTCAGGTCAAAGTTTCTGCAGAAACCCTTACCGCAGACGTGGCAAGTGTAGGGCTTCTTATcgttgtgtgtgtgcatgtggaAGGTAAGGTTGTAGACCTGATGGAACGCCTTGCTGCAGACGCTGCACTTGAACTGCTTCTCCGCGCTGTGGGTCAGCTTGTGGTTCTTGTAGTTACCTTTCTGATGGAACCCTTTGCCGCAGAACTCGCACACGTACGGTTTGTAGCCCTGGTGTATGCGCATGTGCGTGTTCAGTGTGGAGCTGCGGTTGAACGCTTTCCCGCAGGTGCCGCACTTGTGCGGTTTCTCGGACGTGTGGATGATTTTGTGCCGGCAGAGCGTGCTAGCCTGGCGGAAACCCTTTCCGCAGACCTTGCAGACGAACGGCCTTGCACCAGTGTGAACAGGCATGTGGCGGGTAAGGTTATAGTGAGCGTTGAAAACTTTCCCACACTCAGGACAGGTGAATGTCTTTTGCGATTTCCCAAGAAGCTTCTTCGATTTGGAATCTTCATTACTACTCGCAACAGAGCTGTTTGGGGAAGATAAGTCCACGCACTGATCATCGGCTTCCATACTGTCCTCTGTTTTCACGGATATATCATGGGGGCTGGATTCAGAGCTATGGGAATCATAAGAGCATCCACGCTGCTGGTCTGTCGATTTTTGAAGAGAAATACTTCCAGGAGTGCTGCACGATGATCGCGGACTAAGTTGCTTGCAAGGGGGTTCGTTCATTCGTTGTGAATGTCCTGAAATATGACCACTCTCTGGAGCGGTAGAGCAGCTTAGGTTATTGTTAATATTGGAATTGTTATTGTTTGAAGGACTTCTAAGAAATGAATGGTGAAGCTGTGAATGTTTCATAGACTCAAAAATGTTTAAAGGTACATTAGCCATTTGTCCAGCGCTGATATGGGTCAAGAGTCCAGGGCTGAGAAGAGGATAACACCGTAAGAGCTGGGCATGATAGTCTTCGAGACTTGCAGGCCTTGGGATCGCTCCCATAAAGGCGTGGTGAAAGTTAGGATAAACTGGACCCATATCTCGTATATCTCTGGTCAGCCCCGGATGAATGCCAGTGAAGCCGGAAGGAAGAGCAGCCATGATGGGTTGACCTCGTGATGGATCGTGAAGGCCATTATAAATATCCCGTGTGTACTGAAAGAAGGCATGATTGCCGGAATCTCTAGACGGATACATCACTGCAGCGGCGGCAGATTTGCCGTTCCGGAAATCGTAACCTCGTGACGCTGAAGATCTTGTTGGTGTACGTCGGTGGGACTCTGACGTTTTCATGTGGTGTTCCGATAAAATTCTCTCGTAGTCTCC
This genomic stretch from Biomphalaria glabrata chromosome 4, xgBioGlab47.1, whole genome shotgun sequence harbors:
- the LOC106054074 gene encoding fez family zinc finger protein erm-like — its product is MSTSHASSDPCVQSSHQKQNVARASGKKSLPFSIDSIMGREPTIPSHTPVVLTPLTPSVASPSPTFNCSSEKSSSTKAEASHYAALPSPGSDCTDLSMGPLKRSVKATSPLTIYTSHSPLRKSPGVCLRTSTPNPEPRKDVGDYERILSEHHMKTSESHRRTPTRSSASRGYDFRNGKSAAAAVMYPSRDSGNHAFFQYTRDIYNGLHDPSRGQPIMAALPSGFTGIHPGLTRDIRDMGPVYPNFHHAFMGAIPRPASLEDYHAQLLRCYPLLSPGLLTHISAGQMANVPLNIFESMKHSQLHHSFLRSPSNNNNSNINNNLSCSTAPESGHISGHSQRMNEPPCKQLSPRSSCSTPGSISLQKSTDQQRGCSYDSHSSESSPHDISVKTEDSMEADDQCVDLSSPNSSVASSNEDSKSKKLLGKSQKTFTCPECGKVFNAHYNLTRHMPVHTGARPFVCKVCGKGFRQASTLCRHKIIHTSEKPHKCGTCGKAFNRSSTLNTHMRIHQGYKPYVCEFCGKGFHQKGNYKNHKLTHSAEKQFKCSVCSKAFHQVYNLTFHMHTHNDKKPYTCHVCGKGFCRNFDLKKHMRKLHDASQLGGSGHSSDRMSPQSNSNQPQHRDLPSPHSHMYSGQGGFGPSAFLARPPMFHHQALACQRRLLSPYIVGPNAATLLHKISSMI